A part of Paenibacillus sp. sptzw28 genomic DNA contains:
- the yaaA gene encoding S4 domain-containing protein YaaA, producing MNDVAITTEYIALGQFLKLAGCIDTGGAAKFFLQETPIRINGEADNRRGRKLYNGDIVEVEGFGAFTVVKR from the coding sequence ATGAATGATGTAGCGATTACGACGGAATATATCGCCCTGGGCCAGTTTCTGAAGCTGGCAGGTTGTATTGATACGGGCGGGGCCGCGAAGTTTTTTTTGCAAGAAACGCCTATCAGAATCAACGGGGAAGCGGATAACCGGCGGGGCCGTAAACTTTATAACGGAGACATTGTCGAAGTAGAGGGGTTTGGCGCCTTTACGGTCGTGAAGCGTTAA
- the recF gene encoding DNA replication/repair protein RecF (All proteins in this family for which functions are known are DNA-binding proteins that assist the filamentation of RecA onto DNA for the initiation of recombination or recombinational repair.), whose translation MYLNSIQLQHYRNYEHLEVRTDSQVNLFVGPNAQGKTNLLEAIFVLALTKSHRTSKDKELIGWQSSDARIRGEVEKKYGKLSLDLTLSAQGKKARINGLEQRKLSDFVGSLNVVMFAPEDLEIVKGTPGIRRRFLDMEIGQVQPGYLHSLGQYGKVLAQRNNYLKSTSPGSSQQTMMDVWNMQLAEYGVKIVKKRQNFIHKLQKWAKHIHAGITAGTEELTIEYRPSFATDAAEEESVLFNQFMIKLTQVKDQELRRGMTLVGPHRDDLAFYINGKEASVYGSQGQQRTTALSLKLAEIELIHEEIGEYPLLLLDDVLSELDQNRQTQLIETFQSKVQTFITTTGLESVNVNKLHDSRIYHVRNGQVTH comes from the coding sequence GTGTATCTGAATTCAATTCAATTGCAGCATTACCGCAACTATGAGCATTTGGAAGTAAGAACCGACAGCCAGGTTAACCTGTTTGTAGGCCCGAATGCGCAGGGGAAGACGAACCTGCTTGAGGCTATCTTCGTACTGGCTCTGACTAAGTCGCACCGGACCAGCAAAGACAAAGAGCTCATCGGCTGGCAGTCCTCAGATGCGCGGATCCGGGGAGAAGTGGAAAAAAAATACGGAAAGCTGAGTTTGGACCTTACGTTATCGGCGCAGGGGAAAAAAGCAAGAATCAACGGGCTGGAGCAGCGCAAGCTGAGCGATTTCGTCGGATCGCTGAACGTCGTGATGTTCGCACCCGAGGATCTGGAGATTGTCAAGGGCACACCGGGCATACGCAGGCGGTTTCTGGATATGGAAATCGGCCAGGTACAGCCCGGTTATTTGCATTCGCTCGGACAGTACGGTAAAGTCCTGGCGCAGCGCAATAATTACTTGAAATCAACCTCCCCCGGCAGCTCTCAGCAAACGATGATGGATGTATGGAATATGCAGCTTGCGGAGTATGGTGTTAAAATTGTGAAAAAAAGGCAAAACTTTATTCATAAGCTGCAAAAGTGGGCAAAGCACATTCACGCGGGCATTACGGCAGGGACGGAAGAACTCACAATTGAGTATCGTCCTTCGTTTGCAACGGATGCGGCGGAAGAAGAATCTGTTTTATTTAATCAATTTATGATAAAGTTAACACAGGTAAAAGATCAGGAACTACGGCGGGGAATGACGCTCGTTGGCCCTCATCGCGATGATTTAGCCTTTTATATAAATGGCAAAGAGGCTTCGGTCTACGGTTCTCAAGGACAACAACGAACGACAGCGCTGTCGCTTAAATTAGCTGAAATCGAACTCATTCATGAAGAAATCGGCGAATATCCGCTCCTGCTGCTCGACGATGTGCTGTCTGAACTTGATCAGAATCGCCAGACGCAGTTGATTGAAACCTTCCAAAGTAAAGTACAGACGTTTATTACGACGACCGGACTGGAAAGCGTCAATGTGAATAAGCTGCACGATTCCCGTATTTACCACGTGCGGAACGGTCAAGTAACGCATTAA
- the dnaN gene encoding DNA polymerase III subunit beta: MKLMIRKDQLNDAIQQVSKASSSRPAIPILGGIKFDVTHQGVTLTASDTDISIQSFIPVESGEFVVARIDKPGSVVLPSKFFVEIVKRLPSDELEIEVKDNHQTMIRSGSTDIQMVGLDPEEFPILPTIVESDVISVPGDLLKTMIRQTVFAASTSEQTPILTGTLWNLSEGQLKFVATDRHRLASRTTSVEADTDYRFTNVVISGKTLNELSKLVPDDNSLVEIVVADNQVLFKIGHVLFYSRILDGTYPDTSKIIPQNFKTELVLNTKKLTDAIDRAYLMSREEKTNIVRLATQEDGTIEISSSSTELGRVTEQLEVKEMNGEPLRIAFNSKYVLDALKVIDSEFLFIGFTGAMSPIIIKPTDHSHSLHLILPYRTTG; the protein is encoded by the coding sequence ATGAAATTAATGATAAGAAAAGACCAATTGAACGACGCGATTCAACAGGTTTCGAAAGCTTCGTCGTCAAGACCCGCAATCCCCATTCTCGGGGGAATCAAATTCGATGTTACCCATCAGGGCGTAACTCTTACAGCGAGCGATACCGATATTTCCATTCAGAGCTTCATCCCGGTTGAAAGCGGGGAATTTGTCGTAGCCAGAATCGACAAGCCCGGCAGCGTCGTGCTGCCTTCCAAATTTTTCGTCGAAATCGTTAAGAGGCTTCCTTCCGATGAGCTCGAGATCGAAGTGAAAGATAATCATCAAACGATGATCCGTTCAGGCTCCACCGATATTCAAATGGTTGGACTCGATCCGGAAGAATTTCCGATATTGCCGACGATTGTTGAGAGCGACGTCATATCCGTTCCGGGCGATCTGTTGAAAACAATGATCAGACAGACCGTCTTTGCGGCATCCACAAGCGAGCAGACTCCTATTTTAACCGGTACTTTATGGAACCTTTCAGAAGGACAATTGAAATTCGTCGCGACGGACCGTCACCGCCTGGCAAGCCGCACTACATCGGTAGAAGCAGACACCGACTACCGTTTCACCAATGTCGTAATTTCGGGTAAAACGCTTAATGAACTGTCCAAACTGGTTCCCGACGACAACAGCCTCGTAGAAATCGTTGTTGCCGATAATCAAGTGCTGTTCAAAATCGGCCATGTGCTGTTTTACTCCCGCATTTTGGACGGGACATACCCTGACACTTCTAAAATTATTCCGCAGAATTTCAAAACAGAACTGGTTTTGAATACAAAAAAATTAACGGATGCAATTGACCGGGCTTATCTCATGTCACGCGAAGAAAAAACGAATATCGTCCGCTTGGCCACGCAGGAAGACGGCACGATCGAAATCTCATCCAGCTCCACAGAGCTCGGACGCGTTACGGAGCAGCTTGAGGTCAAGGAGATGAACGGGGAACCGCTTCGAATCGCATTTAACTCGAAATACGTCCTTGATGCTCTTAAAGTAATCGACAGCGAATTTCTGTTTATCGGTTTCACAGGAGCAATGAGCCCCATTATAATTAAGCCGACGGACCATTCGCACAGCTTGCACCTCATTTTGCCGTATCGGACGACAGGCTGA
- the remB gene encoding extracellular matrix regulator RemB has protein sequence MYIHLGGEKIIRAAELVAIFDISIEQSSKLSKQFVAQARKRKDVEVIGEEEAKSIVVTRQKIYYSPISSATLKKRSDNFATN, from the coding sequence ATGTACATTCATTTAGGCGGAGAAAAAATTATTCGCGCCGCAGAACTCGTGGCGATTTTTGATATTTCCATCGAACAGTCCTCCAAGCTGTCCAAGCAATTCGTCGCCCAGGCTCGCAAGCGGAAGGACGTCGAAGTGATAGGAGAAGAAGAAGCCAAGTCGATCGTTGTAACGAGGCAGAAAATTTATTATTCGCCGATATCATCGGCAACGCTGAAGAAACGGTCGGATAATTTTGCAACGAATTAA
- the gyrB gene encoding DNA topoisomerase (ATP-hydrolyzing) subunit B has protein sequence MSLNQHTYDESQIQVLEGLEAVRKRPGMYIGSTSTKGLHHLVWEVVDNSIDEALAGYCSRIEITIHDDNSVTVSDNGRGIPVGENVKLKRSTLEVVMTVLHAGGKFGGEGYKVSGGLHGVGVSVVNALSELVIVTVKREGKIYQQEYRLGVPQYDLKIIGETEETGTMVRFKPDPDIFTETTVFEYEMLQSRIRELAFLNKGIEIVLLDERTNVSNVYKYDGGIIEFVEYLNRNRVALNEQPIYVEGSKDHIHVEVALQYNDSYSENIYSFANNINTHEGGTHESGFKSALTRIINDYARKMNAIKDNDSNLSGDDVREGLTAIISVKIPEPQFEGQTKTKLGNSEVRGIVESFFAEKFQEFLDENPSVARKVIDKGLQAARAREAARKARELTRRKSALEVSSLPGKLADCSSKDASISELYIVEGDSAGGSAKQGRDRHFQAILPLRGKILNVEKARLDRILGNAEIRAIITALGTGIGDDFDITKARYHKIIIMTDADVDGAHIRTLLLTFLYRYMRKIIEAGYIYIAQPPLFKIERNKVVRYAQSEKERDDIIAEFGEGAKVNVQRYKGLGEMNAGQLWETTMDPESRTMLQVSIADAIEADDVFETLMGDNVEPRRDFIQQFAKFVKNLDV, from the coding sequence ATGTCGTTGAATCAGCATACGTATGACGAAAGTCAAATACAAGTCTTGGAAGGTTTGGAAGCGGTACGCAAACGTCCCGGCATGTATATCGGCTCCACGAGCACCAAAGGGCTTCACCATCTCGTATGGGAAGTCGTTGATAATAGTATCGACGAGGCGCTTGCGGGTTATTGCAGCCGGATCGAAATCACCATTCATGACGATAACAGCGTTACGGTTTCTGATAACGGACGCGGAATACCGGTTGGCGAGAACGTAAAGTTGAAACGTTCAACGCTTGAGGTTGTTATGACCGTTCTTCATGCCGGCGGTAAATTTGGCGGCGAAGGGTACAAAGTATCCGGAGGTCTCCACGGCGTCGGGGTATCGGTCGTTAACGCGCTTTCCGAGCTTGTTATCGTAACCGTTAAGCGCGAAGGCAAGATCTATCAGCAAGAATATCGTCTGGGCGTGCCGCAATATGATTTGAAAATCATCGGTGAGACGGAAGAAACCGGGACAATGGTACGTTTTAAGCCTGACCCCGATATTTTTACCGAAACGACCGTTTTCGAGTATGAAATGCTGCAGTCTCGTATACGAGAGCTTGCATTTCTGAATAAAGGCATCGAAATCGTTCTGCTTGACGAGCGTACGAATGTTTCGAATGTGTACAAATACGACGGCGGTATCATTGAGTTCGTGGAATATTTGAACCGCAACCGTGTTGCGCTGAATGAACAACCGATCTATGTGGAAGGGTCGAAGGATCATATTCACGTAGAAGTGGCACTGCAATACAACGACAGCTACAGCGAGAACATCTATTCGTTTGCCAACAATATCAACACTCACGAAGGCGGTACGCATGAATCCGGCTTCAAGAGCGCATTAACACGAATCATCAACGATTATGCCCGCAAAATGAACGCTATCAAGGACAATGATTCCAACTTGTCGGGTGATGATGTCCGCGAGGGCTTGACGGCGATTATTTCGGTTAAGATACCTGAACCGCAGTTTGAAGGACAAACGAAGACGAAGCTTGGCAACAGCGAAGTCCGCGGTATCGTTGAGTCGTTCTTTGCCGAGAAATTTCAGGAATTTCTCGATGAGAACCCTTCAGTCGCCAGAAAAGTCATTGATAAAGGGCTTCAGGCAGCCCGTGCGCGTGAAGCGGCGCGTAAAGCGCGCGAACTGACGCGCCGGAAGAGTGCGCTTGAGGTAAGCTCGCTCCCGGGTAAACTGGCAGACTGCTCATCCAAGGACGCATCGATCAGCGAGCTCTATATTGTGGAGGGGGACTCTGCAGGGGGATCGGCCAAACAGGGCCGCGATCGTCATTTCCAGGCGATTTTGCCGCTGCGGGGTAAAATTCTTAACGTAGAGAAGGCACGGCTGGACCGAATACTTGGAAATGCTGAAATTCGTGCCATTATTACAGCCCTCGGCACAGGTATCGGCGACGATTTTGACATTACCAAGGCGCGCTATCACAAGATCATCATCATGACCGACGCCGACGTCGACGGCGCCCATATCCGTACGCTGCTGCTGACGTTCCTTTATCGTTATATGCGCAAAATCATCGAAGCCGGTTATATTTACATCGCACAGCCGCCGCTTTTCAAGATTGAGCGCAACAAAGTTGTCCGTTATGCGCAGAGCGAGAAGGAACGCGATGATATTATCGCCGAGTTCGGCGAAGGCGCAAAGGTGAACGTTCAGCGTTATAAAGGTCTCGGAGAGATGAACGCCGGACAGCTTTGGGAGACGACAATGGACCCCGAAAGCCGTACGATGCTGCAGGTATCGATCGCGGATGCCATTGAAGCGGATGATGTGTTCGAGACGCTAATGGGCGATAATGTCGAGCCGCGCCGCGATTTCATTCAACAATTCGCCAAGTTCGTGAAAAATTTGGACGTATAG
- a CDS encoding YheC/YheD family protein, translating into MAKTNVLMKSAELRDYIPTTKKWNRETLHTMLNEHHMVYVKPDLGTFGNGVIRVEKRSTGTYMFQLGTKRHNFTTFDSLSARLQQNIKSRPYLVQRGIHLLKHKGRRFDIRVMVQKNVRDQWESTGIIGRLGHPSKIVTNYHSGGTPMSVESLMRSHLAHWQINAYTNQLRKLGVSVAKQLQSEYPRIKEIGLDVAVDTNFKPWILEVNTLPDPFLFRRLRDKSVFRKVYRYCVHYGRFRSKRRA; encoded by the coding sequence TTGGCGAAAACAAATGTCCTTATGAAGTCGGCTGAACTGCGAGATTATATCCCAACTACGAAAAAATGGAACCGCGAAACACTGCACACCATGCTAAACGAGCATCACATGGTTTATGTCAAACCGGATCTTGGTACATTCGGAAACGGCGTTATTCGTGTTGAAAAGCGGTCAACCGGAACTTATATGTTCCAGCTCGGTACAAAACGCCATAACTTTACTACGTTCGATTCACTGTCTGCACGCCTCCAGCAAAACATAAAATCCCGCCCATATTTGGTGCAGCGGGGCATTCACTTGCTTAAGCATAAAGGTCGCCGCTTCGACATCCGGGTAATGGTTCAGAAGAACGTGAGAGATCAATGGGAGTCGACGGGTATAATCGGCCGGCTTGGTCATCCCTCGAAAATCGTTACCAATTACCACAGCGGAGGCACGCCCATGTCTGTGGAGAGCCTGATGCGCAGCCATCTCGCCCATTGGCAAATTAATGCTTATACCAACCAACTGCGAAAACTGGGCGTATCTGTTGCAAAGCAGCTTCAAAGTGAATATCCGCGCATAAAAGAAATTGGGTTAGATGTCGCGGTGGACACGAATTTCAAGCCGTGGATCCTTGAAGTCAATACCTTGCCAGATCCTTTTCTTTTCCGCCGATTAAGAGACAAATCCGTGTTCCGCAAAGTTTATCGTTATTGCGTTCATTACGGCAGGTTCAGGTCGAAAAGGCGGGCATGA